The Malus domestica chromosome 10, GDT2T_hap1 genome contains a region encoding:
- the LOC103439234 gene encoding uncharacterized protein — MSLLTKNSHALPPSNQVFPAVSLLTTNNHALPPYNQVIQPSFSFTTMLQDSQFMASQNSSSSFIAHEPFGLNPHLSQDSHPYVYGRQHNPEE; from the exons ATGAGCTTGTTAACAAAAAATAGTCATGCATTGCCTCCATCAAACCAA GTCTTCCCAGCTGTTAGCTTGTTAACAACAAACAATCATGCATTGCCTCCATATAACCAAGTAATCCAACCTAGTTTTTCATTTACAACTATGCTACAAGATAGTCAATTTATGGCGAGTCAG AATTCATCCTCAAGTTTTATCGCACACGAACCCTTTGGACTAAATCCTCATCTCAGCCAG GACTCACATCCATATGTTTATGGGCGACAACATAATCCAGAGGAGTAA
- the LOC139188927 gene encoding uncharacterized protein has translation MSSGVTKRDPAWEHGDPIDGNKHGTICKYCGRVMKSGGVTRLKYHLSGLDPAKNVQRCDNVPPEVKAFISTLLKNKKQQKEKITHGMENIRAGLRGEVIGQAVDSDDDDDEDECDDDMGPEERRSLKQALRASKQSAWEREHLHKIPNRGQGSGTSGGAQMRRGGSLRESQPTSPIAPSLYKSSNARQKSVWSYFKGGNVKEGMGRLISKFFIYENVPAEKASSHHFKNMVVGCQQAGVGVQPPTPYEIRNKYLDMEYKDIGEYVNKLRSKWETNGCTIMCDGWTGPTRLSIINFMVYSKGKTIFLKSVDASDHIKNYKYIYKLLRDVIMEVGEHNVVQVVTDNGSAFVKAGKKLMKHHNVFWTSCAAHCIDLMFEAMGKRENVATVVKRARTITNYIYNHGWLLAKMREFCKGEIIRPATTRFATNYIALDSLLKKKAGLKQLFTSDDWANHNFSRSNTGRMVESIVLDHAFWTQSEHVCQLFEPLYKILRIVDTEVYPTMGAVYELMRVVKDELERKHGARWVIKIIEDRWYKTLYHDLHAAAYYLNPRYQYRPGVGDDGTLIRAVHNVYSKLDPASPAVGQFGNELTWFKDARRTFGEPTSIAARTTMSPTEWWIMYGTDAPTVRKLAIKVLSQTASSSACERNWSTFALIHTKQRNRLAHSRLEKLVYCYYNMKLQIRDKEAEIDHVDRGDPLDVFDIVGEDDDTEGNQLFQWIRPLHLDDDEGNPAPRVAEEARNEGINVERVLEEEVGSSSADSLDELFLPRPRNTGIPHSSNPTQPQHRADTNDSSSTRSGDSPTTGGGNDEGHSGAGGSGAGGSGGGYGNYYGPPLPEYMSPFTGEANFTHATQDDDHGSRRAGPGIGAIGKDYTRRERGKGILSSQEDDSLSRTSDSVRLGSSNYGYTHNQPFPYPSYPYPSYPIPVGMESSDSWKQSQPQSSNDFSYGQPQPISDPYGWHVNNYMQNYFGDLSFDNYSSQYTHSTHRDDEDSEKFEPHRNSMWY, from the exons atgtcaagtggagttactaaacgtgatccagcttgggaacatggagacccaatagacggaaacaaacatggcacaatttgcaaatattgtggtcgggtaatgaagagtggcggagtgacacgacttaagtaccatcttagtggattagatccagcaaaaaatgtccaacgatgcgataatgtccccccagaagtgaaggcattcatcagcacattattaaaaaataaaaaacagcagaaggaaaagataacacatggaatggaaaatattcgagctgggctacgaggagaagtcattggccaagcggttgacagtgatgatgatgacgatgaggacgaatgtgatgatgacatgggacctgaagaacgacgcagtttgaaacaagcattacgtgcctccaaacagtcagcatgggaaagagaacaccttcataaaattcctaataggggacaaggttctgggacaagtggtggtgcacaaatgagacggggaggcagtcttagagaatcacaaccaacatcaccaatagccccaagtttatataagtcatccaacgcacgtcaaaagagtgtttggagttatttcaagggaggtaatgtgaaggagggaatggggcgtctaattagcaagttctttatctatgaaaatgtccctgctgagaaagcatcatcacatcatttcaaaaatatggtagtgggatgtcaacaggccggtgttggagtacaacctcccactccctatgagataagaaacaaatatttggatatggagtataaagacattggcgagtatgttaacaagttgaggtcaaagtgggaaactaatggttgcacaatcatgtgtgacggatggactgggccgaccagattgtctatcatcaacttcatggtatactccaagggaaagacaatttttttgaagtctgttgatgcttcagaccatataaagaactacaagtatatttacaaattattgagggatgtaatcatggaggtgggagagcataatgttgtccaagtcgtgaccgacaacggttctgcatttgtcaaagctggaaaaaagttaatgaagcatcataatgtgttttggacatcatgtgcagcacattgtattgatctcatgtttgaggcaatggggaagagagagaatgttgctactgtggtcaaaagagctagaacgatcacaaattatatttacaatcacggttggttattggcaaagatgcgtgaattttgcaaaggagaaatcattcgtccagctaccactcgattcgccaccaactatattgcattagacagcctactgaagaagaaagcagggttgaagcaactattcactagtgacgattgggccaaccacaatttcagccgctcaaatacaggtcgtatggtggaaagtatagtgcttgatcatgctttctggactcaatcagaacatgtgtgccaactgtttgaacctctttacaaaattttacggatcgttgacacagaagtgtatcctaccatgggggcagtatatgagttgatgcgtgtagtgaaggatgaattggaaagaaaacatggtgcaaggtgggtcatcaAGATAATTGAAGatcgatggtataaaacattgtaccacgatttgcatgcagcag cctATTATTTAAAtcctcgataccaatacagacccggtgttggagatgatggtacccttatacgtgctgtacataatgtatactctaaattagaccctgcatcaccagcagttggccaatttggaaatgag ctaacatggtttaaagatgcaagaagaacttttggagaaccaacatcaattgctgctcgaacaacaatgtctccta ctgaatggtggatcatgtatgggaccgatgcaccaactgtgagaaagttagcaataaaagtattatcacaaacagcttcctcatctgcttgtgaaagaaattggagcacatttgcactgatacacacaaagcaaagaaataggttggcgcatagtaggttggaaaaattagtttattgctactacaacatgaagcttcaaattcgagataaggaagctgaaatagatcatgtcgaccgtggtgacccactagatgtgtttgatattgttggtgaagatgatgatacggagggtaaccaactttttcaatggattagacctcttcatttagatgatgatgaaggcaacccagctcccagagttgctgaagaagcacgtaatgaagggataaatgtagaaagagtattagaggaggaggtgggatctagtagcgctgactctttggatGAACTTTTCctcccaagaccaagaaacactggaattccacattcttccaatcctacacaaccacaacatcgtgctgatactaatgatagctctagtacaagatcaggagactcacctaccaccggaggtgggaatgatgaaggacatagtggagctggaggtagtggagctggaggtagtggtggtggatatggaaactattatggaccaccacTTCCCGaatatatgagccccttcactggtgaggcaaacttcacgcatgcaacacaggatgatgaccatggcagtaggcgggcaggaccaggaattggtgccatagggaaggactatactcgcagagaaagaggcaaggggattttgtcaagtcaagaagatgactcgttatctagaacttcagactctgttagattgggaagtagtaactatggttatactcataaccaaccatttccctacccttcatatccctacccttcatatcccattcctgttgggatggaatcgagcgactcatggaaacaatcccagcctcaatcttcaaatgatttttcttatggacaacctcaaccaatctcggatccatatgggtggcatgttaacaattacatgcaaaactattttggggatttatcatttgataactactcttcacaatacactcattctacacatagagatgatgaagatagtgaaaaatttgaacctcataggaactctatgtggtactaa